The segment TATTTTCAGGAGTTTGCAGAAACCAAAAATAGAGGTAAAGCAGTGAGGGTATGGGACTGACATTGAAAAGCTAACTGAAAACATTGAGCCCAAAACATATattatgttcactttttttaatttctggcCGTCTGCAAAAGCAACCGCCTGTTAAGTTTTCCACATGAACTTAAAAGGCGATGCTATGCTCATGCTATTTGCAATCAGTCATCTCCAATACGGAAACTCCCACAGGACATTTGCTTCCTGGGCTTATCTCATGAGCGAGTTTGCTGAATACAGAAACCCGAAGAAATTTCAGTCTTCGCTCCACAACCAGTCTCTCCAGTTATTCAGCACATTTATTCAATCAGTGCAATTTATGTCCAAAACCTGCTTCACTAGACATACTGTCTTATCCCACACAGCCTGGTCCTGTTTACAATGGTAAACAATATGCAGTCTGACcttaaatgaataaactgtCAAAGGAGTGTATACCCATAAACATATATACttaccagtttttttttaaaacattacattacaaataATACATGGGGCTTCCCTTTGCACTTAAAATAGCTTCCATTCTTTGTAGCATGGATTGCAGTCACTGGAAATATTCCTTTAAGATTCAACTTGATGTTCACCTGATTGCATCACATTATTCCCGCAGGTTTGTCTGCTGCACTTTAATGCTGTCTGCTTCTACCACATCCCAGAGGTGTTCTGGGTGACTGGAGAGGTTACAGAAGTTCACTGAACTCATTGTGATGGTAATTAAATCAGTTTGAGACGACTTTTGCTTTGTGGCATTAAGCATTATCATGCTGGAAGTTGCCATTGGAAAATGCTACTTTGTGCTTATCAACGGGTTCCCATGGTCTGTAACAATACTCAGATGGATGGTGGCATTCAAATGAGAACAAATTGGTATCAAGAGACGCGTTTTGTGTGCTTTTAACATCTAATTCTGACTCTACCATCTGCATACCTTGGCACACATTGAGATTCATCAGACAAGGCTATCTGTTTACGGACATTATCTGTGCAGTATTGGTGATTCTGTGCCCTCTGAAACCTAACATTTCTGTTCTTCATTAAGAACTGGTGTGGTCTTTTGTCGTTTTATCCTAGCCACATCAAAGGTAAATGTGATTTGTATTCTGAGATGCTTTCCTACTGACCACAGCTCTAAACAGTGATTATCAGAGTTATCATAGTCTTTCTATCCACTTGAACTACTCTGGTCATTGTCttctggtctctctctggtcaATGGCGTGCTTCCATCAACTCGACTGCTGCTCACTggaatcttttttgttttttcacacaaGGCTGACTCAATTCTAGTGActagtgtgtgtatgagagtgACTGTGTATGAGAATCAAAAGAAATGAGCAGTTTCAAAAATACTCAACTCAGCCTGTCAGGCACTAACAATAATACCACAGTCAAAGCCACTGAGATCACATTTTCCCCCCATTCTTATGTTTGATGTCAacatctgctttattttatgCATTACAGTGCTGCTACAAAACTGGCTGATTCGATAACTGCATGCTGATAAAGGACTCAGAGGTTTATGGAAACAGTGTTCAGGAGTGTATTATAATctgtacattttatatattgtgAGTCCATGTACATGACAACTTGGATATTTAGGTAAAAATTATTTGCATTAGATCTGATGATTCcaattacattttaatcagaAATCCTCGCAAATATCAAcaccagctaaaaaaaaaaaagacattaactaaatatttttatgacaAAGTAATAATTATTATCTATAGCATCCTAACATACCACTGTATCACAATATTGCACTATTTTAATGTGaatacaaagaaacagaaactccATTCAGGACCAGCAAGACCAGGGTTGCTGCAAGTGTTATGACACTGCCAATGAttcaaaaatgataaatgaagcACATCCACTCATACACACTGTAATAGATTTTGTTTGTGCGCTCATTTGTTTCCAGTCCACAGTCTCCTTTTCATTCAGAGGTCAATCACAACTAGGCCAAGGATGGTGTTACCATGGAAACTAAACCAGAGAGAATAGAACCAAAAAAGGAATTacaaaactaagaaaaaacaACAGGGGTAAGAAAACGATATACTTTTACACAGGACATTATAATGATCAAAGTCAGAGCCAGGCCATATCTAAAACCTAGTTTCTAGGTTAagcaacacacatgcacagtttcCTGGCTGGAAATATTCAGACATTTCGTAGTTTAACAGTTTCAAATAGAAAACAAAGCATAATATTGCATCATTATTGAGCTTATTAGTATTAGTACCTGTATTAGTTGCTATTGTTATCTGGGTGGATTCTGACCCAATTATTACTTACACACTTATGGAACAGTTGTTCAATTTGCCCTTTGACCTAACCTATCCACTTTATTTACACATGTAAATCCCTTTATTCCAAACCACTGACCACTGTTAATCACACAACTGACCTACGGCTTTAATTAAACTACTATAAAATTACTATATATGAGTCCAgttaaaatactaaatattgTTTAGGGGAGATGCCAAAGAAAAGTCACAAGTACACAAGAAATGTTAGTGTACCACTTGTATGTAATCATGTCTACCCAAACAAGCATGTGATTGCAGGTAAGCCAGTGTTTGTCATCAGCTAAGGTACACGTTGATACACAATTAGGTTTCAACTACTACatacaacattttcatttgggggggaaaaaaaaaagtttcacgCTTGTAAAATTGAAGATTTCTCTCATTAGAAACACTGCAGGGGCAGTGTGCTAAGTAACGGGGCCTCTGCATGAGTAATCTGAACACACCAGTCGGCTGAATGCCACTGCTTTGTGTCTGTAACACCCAGCCATATTAGTCACACAAACAATACAGAGCCGAACACATCTGCCTGAGATGGGGATCATTACCAGATGCGgcggataaaaaaaaagaaagactaacTGCAGAGTAATGACCGCCGGCGAACGACCATCGTCGAGCAGCAGAGATCCTAGCGTTAGGCCACAGGGCATAGATTATTGCTTGGGTTTCGTAATGGACGTCCGCGCAGAGCACAGCGGAACTGAGCGCACTTCGGGGTGTAGGTATTGTCTTTTCCAAAATCATGGCAGAACGCTTCGGAGCGCGTACACAAATCTAGTCTTTTTATTATCTGCTCTGCTGACTGCATTCTCAGAAAATAGCCTCGGTCTGAGTGTGCGCCATCATCACCGTGACGGCGTCACCGTCTCCCACAACACAAGACAGTCGGCGAGCAAAGACTTAGCAATGGATGCCCAACGCGGTGGTCGCAGCGGCATTTGTTGGGCTACTTACAGAATAATGGCGAACAACCGTGGGTGAGATAGACAAGGGATGTCAGACAGACACTCAATGTGGGTACAGTTATTGTGTCTTTTGATAGACAACTGCCAACTAGCTGTAGCTAGCGAGCgagctagctagctagccagAACAGGCCGCCGTGCAAGTGAATGGTCTCAGTGTGCGCCGGACATCAGCGCTTTCTCTTTCGCCTTCACGCCATTGTTACAGTGTTTATTGCTGTATACTCATTCGGTTTGCCGAGACGACATGACAGGCAGAATAATGTTTGAAACAACGGCGTTTACCTGGGTATATCAGGTTGCCAGGGCGCGCGGGATCTTTCTCTCCGAGGATCCTGAACACCTCTCGTTGTCGATTACGTCACGCGTAGGTCTTTCGTTGAGGACGCAAAGAGCGCGTCACTCGGGCCGCAACTTTACCGGCAACAGAGAGCAGATATTTTATCCGTGCAGGGTTCACTGGGACAAGGAGCCATACATATTGAGCAAATTAGACAAGACGTGGGTGAACCAGAAACCATAAATCGATATATGTGAAAGTTAAAATGCTGAGTCCAGGAATTAATACTAATAATAGTAACAAATAATAACGTGAAAAAACAACTATATTAATCAATTAGTTCAATCCCGATATGAACAAGTACCATAGTTGTTCCCGAGAGGTATTATTGTCCACTGTGGGGTCCCATTGCCATTCCAAGCTTATAAGTGTATGTAGCTGACCTatcttgtgtatttgtgtttgtgtatagtTGTTTCCTCCTCCCAGGCGTGGAAAGTATGTGATCAGTCCACCTTTCCATGTCTTCATGTAGGAAAGGCGGTCATGTGGCTCACGTCCACAGTTGGCGACACTTGGAACTTCGAGGTCCTCGATTATGGCATTGTGTTACATTTAGTGTcacatttcattcttttataatatatattgaTCCTTACTATTGTGTATACATTATATCTGTTACATGTATGTTCTCCCCGAAAGAGCGATCAATCCTCCCATGCTCTTTCTCAGGTTCCTTccatttttcaatttaaaaatgctgtttggGAATCACGCTTGGTGACCTATTTAAAGGTATGTGGACTAGAAGTGTTGTCATGCTGCAGAAATCGTAAAATCGACATTTGTGACACTGGACTGTATTAATGAAATTTTACctaaaatgtgacacattgaCCCAAATTGTCACCCAACAGTGATCACACAAAAAAGCTTTTTTCaggtagtgtttttttttttaatccaatctTACTGTGCAcagaaaaatgctaaaaatcTGTGGTTTGCGGCGCCCCTCAGTGGACAGCCACTATTGccaatatttatattaaatcgAAACTCAGCTGCGATTCTCCGATTTTgagttttatgtgtttgttgaCAAGAGACGAAGAAGTGTATGATAAATAGATTTGTTTAAAATAGACAAATATGTTCGCGGTTCGAACGAACATTGCCCAGAACAGCCCTTGCGCTTGCGTCGTAGCTTTAACATGATTGGTTTGTCTAGAAACCCGGAAGTAGTGTGCGAAGCTCTTGGATAATGGTCGAGGTTTAGGCTACTCTTCCTTTGTACTTGGCCAGGAGCTGGAGTCAAAATGGGGGTTAAAATAGAGGTGTTCAGGGTAGGTGTCAAACAAATGGTAAACAATGGCTGGTAATAGTTGATATATATTGACTTCAAGGTGTATAAGTGTGCGAACCAGTTTACAATTTGTGTTTCGATCTAGCTATTCATGATCACGAAGCTAACTTACAGTTTCTCCACACTAACTCACCGggtaatttatttgttttcattttgcacagATGATGCTGTATCTATCATTTCCCGTGGCAATGTTCTGGGTCTCTAATCAAGCAGAGTACTTTGAAGAATACGTAGTAAAGAGAAAGGTCAGTAATGCTGTTTTAGCATTGATCAAACGTGTATACATATATCAGTCCACTCACTCGACcttggtgtgtttttgtaatCACACGTGTCTCTCTCTTCAATCTTATGGCATACAGAGGGAGATCTTTCCGCCTAACGAAGCAGAGACTGTAAGTGTTTACACAGAGCTTAGCTGTTTATGATATTCACACTGTCGATTTAGGATAGTGTTTGTGGTAGTTACTGCACCCTCAGAGCTCACCTATACGTGTGCATCCCCTTCTTTTTTGAATTAAATGTCATATAGTGCAGAGTTTTCTCATTTTATCACTCCACACAATTACATCCATTGCACAGTAAAACCAAATATAGTTTGTCGGATCACTTTATTgtaatatttcaaatcaaatatcaTATATCTTTGAAGTTAGTgcttgtttcctttgtttttaaattggctTACAGTCATGTCTTTTCATAATGACTATACCTAAACCCCAAAGCATTGTTTCTATTTCGAGTAATTTATCTGTCTTCATGTTTCTTTGGCATTTTATAAAACCTAATCATCTTGAACAATGTTTGCAGTGATGTCTATTTGATCTGCTGAGGATGTACTTAACCATGGTACATTTTCTTTCAGAGGAAGGAGCTGGAAGACTTTAAAGAGCGAATGCGTGTTCGTAAGGAGCAGCGGATATTGAAAGATACTATTGTTCAGTCTGAGAATTGAGGATTATATGTTGAAGAAGCACATGGAGGGTTATCCAGGAGGGAATGAAGTGGGACCACTTCACACTGGAAGTCTACCAAGTTGACGCACATCAAAGGTGTgctgggtgatttttttttttttttttccttggatTAAATATCCCTAAAAAGCATAATATTATATTTGAGTTTTGATGTGTGAATGCCAGAACTCTCCACTTGTGTTTAAATGACTGATACATTGAGATGCTCTAATTCtgtcataaaataaatgtaatttaaattgttTATCCACTTTGATTAATGTTACTATAATGTAATGTTATCATGATTAAGTTTGTgggttattattgttattattaataacatTAATTATTAAACCCTTTTTTGTGTATTGAGTTTCATAACATTGTCTCAAAGTGAATTTAATTAAGTATTTTGATATTGAACACCTGGGACTAATATTTTATTaccaacaacataaaatgtcTGAATTATTCACGCACATAAAAGGTATATAGACTGGTTGCATAACTATTCAGCttctttaattatatttttatagagGCACCCGTGGTAATTAGTGCCTTGAGGCTGTGTTTAAACAGAGGGTAGtttattggaaaataaaagttcatATAATTCACAGTTAACTTTAACACAGATTTTTGTCTCTTGCATATTTGCATTTGGCTGCTTTTATGATAGCATCTACCTTAGAAGCCTTACAGTTCCTGCTGCAGATAAGCATCCCCACGCTATGATGCAACTAATATCCAGATATAGTATCAAGCAAGAGtcacaacaaccacaaccgCCATTTTCTAAATGGATGGTTGTCATACTTGGCACCTGTGAGGGTTGGTGCCCCACAGATAAagtttttgttgaaaaatattCAACCTACTTCCACTGAGTATCAAATACCATAACTCAATTAATTCTTGGAACACTATCATACCATTAAGGGCTATTTTTCAACTTACTGTACTACCTAAAATAAATTCAGTGCAAGGCTGGTACTATATCAGTGAGCCTGTGCCTTCCTTTATTTGAGTTTCATATTAGcgtaataaaaaaagtaaaagtaataaaaattgTTGATAGAAATAAAAACGCTACGCTTAGCGTTCTCACATGCTCCAGATTTACAGCTCATAAGTCATTTTGAATATGGCATGAGCTTTTTCATACTACCACAGTTAAATGTGATCTCAAAGGGAAAGATTGTCCTTGGCTTGTCCAAACAATCTTTAGTCTTGGATCTGTCCTAACAACAATCATGCTTAACAAATTGCTGAACTTATCAGCCATAATGATGTGATGACATGGTGCTCTCAAAGCCCATTAAACGATACCCTCAAATGTAGTTAGCAATGAACGATAGCCAGCTGGATGTCTCACAGTTTGTCTTCTGAGGTACTGGCAAAAGAGAGGGGGTAGTTCCTTTGCagctgtgtctttctttttatagttGTCACTCAATTGAAAGTCAGATTCAAAATATggtttaattatatttttatgatgCAACAGACTATTACTACTCCTGTAATGTGTTGAAGGCCATTTAATGATCCAAAATCCAAGAGATCAGGAAGTCTCTTTGCAGAACCTCtgtataaaatgaaatttgactGAAAAGTACAGTACAAGCCAAAAGTTTGGTCACACCttatcattcaaatgaataggaaagtgtgtccaaacctttggcctgtactgtaaatcaAGTAATTTTGTGTCTTGTTACAGTGACACAAAGAGGCACAGTACAATTATGACTTATCACAAAATAGTCCAAAGCAGACAGAGAATGAGTACCATGACTATAAACAAAAACTTAAGACACACAAAACGGGTAAAATGAGTGGAAAGAAATGACTGGCATACACATGCAAaaatagaaagacaaaaagTATTCTTGAGTAGACATAAGTGTCTCAAAATTATTTACTTCTCATTTAATCTGTAGGTCCTGCTCATATCACTTCCGTTGATATGATGTGACAAGTTCATTTTTTAATAACGCCAGAAACCTTTGTTAATCTTAAATTAAAGCAGATAAGCAATTTCCCACAACCACCGATTGTGCGTTCGACATGTTGTTGCAGGCAGCAGTATCAGACGGTAGGAGGCAACATTACACTGTTGTTtgccacacaacacacacacacacacacacacacacacacacacacacatacacacatacacacacacacacacacacacacacacaacaggctCTGATAAGGAAGTGACCGACCAGTATTCAGACTGATGTCAAGATGGCACCGGGTGGGCTGAAAGCGGTAGTCGGAGAAAGTAAGTGGCACATTTGTCGTGAGCTGTCTGCTTTTATAAGTTTGTTACAACTACAACGCActtgtaaaatatttaaaatggaGCCGTGGTGTCTTCACAATATACGTGCATGTGACATTAAATGTTTGGGGACTGTCGGTCCAATGAAGGCTTCTTCCTGCTCCGGTCCGACTGTCAGTCCACTCCTAACATTACGGAAATACACACACttggtgttgttttttcattgttttctcgTGTTGGCATCACAACTTTCTGAGGGGGAATGGAGGCTTGTTTTTGCGACGTTAGGCTGCCGGAAAAAGGGCAAAAATAAACATCGTCGTCGGTAGCAGGTGTAATTGCGGCTGTCCCAAGTATGATGCTAATGCTAGTTAGCTAGCCCAGCAGGAAGTTCCGTAACTTGGATTAAATCAGCCTGAACCGGCTGAAAGAAATAAACTATTAAAACATCCACAGACTCACAACTTCTCCTACGTAGCATCGTGAGTGTACCTgacagttttaatatttatcattGTATTGTAAATAAACACTAAATCTAAACGTCACGCAAACAGTGAGgctttaaaagacattttaaagagGTGTCCGGCGTAATAATGATTAATACATTTTGTGTGACAAATCTCTGTTAAACATGATTCATGTATTTGTCATGGCGTGTTAATTTTAGAATTGAAACACAGTTACCTTGGTCCAGTCTTTGGTAGTGTCAGGAGATGTCACTGTAAGTGTTGTTTGTGTACACACCCTCccttaaaaaagaaagtatgtACTGGTCATGCTGGAGATAAGGCCAGCATGAACTTGACACTTTTGTGCCTAATGAATTCTACGTTGTGAGGAATAAACCGTATGATTTTGATATATATTCTGTGCATTTGTAGGCCGGATATGCTGAGTCTTATTTTGCTTAATCTGTGGCTAAAAAATGTTGTGGTTCGTTGTTACACTCGAGTTAATGCCTGGGAGTGTGATATAACTTTAGTGGACACCtccaaaaataatatttgtggTCTTTGCAAATAAACTGAGAGCAGTACTGTTATAATAACAAGTTATAACAGTAATAAGACAAGGCACCCTTcttttacaaataaatcatACTGCCTTAGCTCAcctttttgcaaatgttttggtAAATTGAAACTTTAGCATCACAAATACGTCAGCTAGATTAAGAAAGATTAAGAAAGGGAAAATGATACTGGTGGTCATCTTTTCCAGAGAGTACAAGATGCATCAATGTGTGATGAATTTTCCACTGGAGTCTGTATCTcttatggaaaaaaaacattaaataattcACCTTCCTATTAAGATCTGtagaatttattttaaacctACCTAAAACGTTTCTGACAAACGTTTTTCTGATTTTTAGATGATAAATTCTGCCTTCCCATTTTAATAGTCTTAACCCAGAAACAAATATCTGTCTCCCCAGcttaaacacaaattaatatgACGATGATTATGAATGACCTTAACTTACATCATTCTTTTTTGGTGAGTTTTAAGAAGGAAGTTGAGTGAAGAACAAATTGCATTTATGTAGttccttgtttttgtctctttccacACTCCTTTTGTGCATTGTTAAAACACGGACAGACAAGAGTTTGAGGATTTATGATGtagtttcagtgttttcctaAGAGAAACAGAGGCGGTGTCTTCCTCATGTAGTGATGATGGCCAACACAATGGctgcattaaaatataatgaatttTGTTGTGTAAAACAACACCTTTGCTCTTCTACCCTTGATAGTTAATGTTTGATTCCAGGGCATTTTGGTTAATATAGTCCACCTGCAAGAGATCTGTTATTCTGAGGGTcttgtattgtttgtatttagAGTTTTGTGAACCTTAGCTGTAATTACATATTATGTTGTTTGTATGTAATATTATTTCTGAATTGTGTAAGTGGTACATTGCCAGTCAGTGTATAGTGTACAGTGCGTGTTATCTGTTTTACCAGACATGTCTTTgcaatttgaaatgtttcaaagaTATTCATAGCACTGTAATATTTATAAATCTGTCTTCACATCCATAGAAATCCTCAATGGGGTCATAAAGAGTGTGAAGAAGGAAGGAGAATGGAAGGTAACAGTTTCCCAGTGAAAGTTAAGAAACCCCCTGATTTTGTTATTCTGAATTTAACTCTTATTATTTATCTCCTTTAGGTTCTTATTGTGGACCACATCAGCATGAGAATTTTGTCCTCTTGCTGCAAGATGTCTGATATTTTGGCAGAGGGAGTGACCAGTAAGTATGCAGATTGTTAATGGGCCTACGTCATATGGATTAGATACACACATGAAAGATCAAGCTTAAAACAATTAACAGatacacatttgttttgctgccaTTCACAGGGCAGTTTGGGCAGAGAGTTAATGTGACATGCGTTGCCCTGGCTATTTACATAATGCTCATCCTCTTCCCATACTACACCTGGAAAGAAGCAATGTTTCCCAAGTTGAAAATGTACACTCACtgaatttataaaaaataaatgatttgtgaaaaataaatgccaGCATTAATAATATTGTTTCCCTTCATATAATAATAGTGATTTTTAGCAATGTCAGATTGTTTAGATATAAGCATTGtactcttctgtcttttatgCTTTTCAGTTGTGGAAGACATCAACAAACGCAGAGAACCCATTTCAAGTTTGGAGgccatttatttgatttcaccTGTTGAGAAGGTTAGATTTTTCCCTTCTGCTTAGAATTCCTTTTATaatgtcacacatacacacactaacatatttattaatcattaaaacaaaaatgtttttttgtttgcagtcCATTCGTGCTCTCATTAACGACTTCAAAGATGCTGCTTTCACCTACAAAGCAGTACACATTTTCTTCACCGACAGTAAGTttagctttgtgtgtctgtatcctGGagttttgcttatttttatcattaattaCAGCGTTGAAATCTATTTAAAGGTTTATAAATCATTTGCAAGTGTACTGTGCAAAAGAGTTCCAATATATTTTTCCCCCAGCCTGTCCAGATGGCCTCTTTGCTGAAATTGGGAGATCCAGAGTTTCTAAGGTTGTCAAGACTTTAAAAGAGATCAACGTTGCTTTTCTGCCATATGAGTCCCAGGTAGAGATGATTGTGCATTCATTGACATCGGCGCACTTTAGCTTTTCCCATCCATTGTTAATGTTATAGAATGACTTTTGAACACATCAATTCCTCTCACCCCTGCAGGTATTTTCCTTGGATGACCCGACCTCCTTGTACTCTTTCTATAGCTCaaagccaaatgaaaacaaagacaaaatgatggAAAATCTGGCAGAGCAGATTGCAACTCTGTGTGACACACTGAAGGAGTACCCTGCAATCCGT is part of the Echeneis naucrates chromosome 8, fEcheNa1.1, whole genome shotgun sequence genome and harbors:
- the pet100 gene encoding protein PET100 homolog, mitochondrial, yielding MGVKIEVFRMMLYLSFPVAMFWVSNQAEYFEEYVVKRKREIFPPNEAETRKELEDFKERMRVRKEQRILKDTIVQSEN